Within Claveliimonas bilis, the genomic segment GATACAAAGGGATATCATTTCCGGAGTCTACAAACCCGGCGATAAACTTCCGTCTGTAAGAGATCTCGCCGTGGAGGCCGCGGTAAATCCAAACACAATGCAAAAAGCTCTTTCCGAACTGGAGAGAAGCGGCCTGGTTTACGCCCAGAGAACCAGCGGCCGGTTTATAACGGAGGATGAAGCTATGCTGAAAAAAATGAAACAGGAACAGGCTGCCAGCCATATCCATGAATTTTTTGAAAAAATGCGCAGTCTCGGATTCCAGGATGAAGAGACGCTTGCTCTACTTCAGGAAGCTATAAAGGGGGAACACTGACTATGAAGCCGATATTAGAATGCAAAGGGCTTACCAAACAATATAACAACCATGTCAACGCCCTTACGAATCTGAATCTGGTTCTGGAACGGGGGCAGATCATCGGGCTTTTGGGACCGAACGGAAGTGGAAAGACCACTTTGATCAAACTGATCAATGATCTTTTGATTCCTACAGAAGGACAGGTTCTGATCGATGGAATGGCGCCCGGCGTTGAGACAAAGAAGATCGTATCCTATCTCCCGGAGCGGACCTATCTGGATCCCTCAATGAAGATCAAGGATATCATTTCCTATTTTTCAGATTTTTACGAAAACTTTGTCACTGACCGCGCTTACCATATGATGACAGATCTGGAGATCGACGTCAACTCCCGTATGCGCGCTCTCTCCAAGGGAACAAAAGAAAAGGTTCAGCTGGCCCTGGTAATGAGCCGTGACGCCCAGCTGTATGTTCTGGATGAACCGATTGGTGGAGTGGACCCTGCTGCCAGGGACTATATTCTTCAGACCATATTGACAAATTACAACGAAAACGCGACCATCCTGATCTCCACCCATCTGATCACAGACATTGAAAACATCCTGGACCGGGTTCTCTTTCTAAAGCAGGGGCAGGTTGTACTCAATGCAGCGGTAGATGAAATACGAATGGATCAGGGTAAATCTGTAGATGCGTTA encodes:
- a CDS encoding GntR family transcriptional regulator gives rise to the protein MPWELDNDRPIYLQLMERIQRDIISGVYKPGDKLPSVRDLAVEAAVNPNTMQKALSELERSGLVYAQRTSGRFITEDEAMLKKMKQEQAASHIHEFFEKMRSLGFQDEETLALLQEAIKGEH
- a CDS encoding ABC transporter ATP-binding protein — its product is MKPILECKGLTKQYNNHVNALTNLNLVLERGQIIGLLGPNGSGKTTLIKLINDLLIPTEGQVLIDGMAPGVETKKIVSYLPERTYLDPSMKIKDIISYFSDFYENFVTDRAYHMMTDLEIDVNSRMRALSKGTKEKVQLALVMSRDAQLYVLDEPIGGVDPAARDYILQTILTNYNENATILISTHLITDIENILDRVLFLKQGQVVLNAAVDEIRMDQGKSVDALFREVFRC